From a region of the Oryza sativa Japonica Group chromosome 6, ASM3414082v1 genome:
- the LOC4340812 gene encoding zinc finger protein CONSTANS-LIKE 10 isoform X4, with protein sequence MGALCDFCGEQRSMVYCRSDAASLCLSCDRNVHSANALSRRHTRTLLCDRCASQPAMVRCLVENASLCQNCDWNGHSAGSSAAGHKRQTINCYSGCPSSSELSKIWTFVSDIPNVAPEPNCEQGISMMSISDSGVSNQDNAAGDSSLLDIASATLMSDLGTAGKPKSLIGSSSEAGVNLLPLATDQMAGSVDSTSAKVPYTADQDMFSKDSIYEDFCVDDVDLSFENYEELFGTSHIQTEQLFDDAGIDSYFESKEIPSGNSDEPKLMQPVTSNAVSADSGMSIPGAKVLEITKIVGYHQCSLWVSLLGILLALRGHLLELPETMLSHDTRRRRREENLTRKSGMHLARLGQM encoded by the exons ATGGGCGCTCTTTGTGATTTCTGCGGGGAGCAGAGGTCTATGGTTTATTGCCGATCAGATGCAGCATCCTTGTGCTTATCGTGTGACCGTAATGTGCATTCAGCTAATGCTCTTTCTCGGCGCCATACAAGGACACTTCTGTGTGATAGATGTGCTTCACAGCCTGCCATGGTCCGCTGCCTTGTAGAAAATGCCTCGCTTTGCCAAAATTGTGATTGGAATGGGCATAGTGCTGGGTCTTCAGCTGCTGGTCATAAGAGGCAGACCATAAACTGCTACTCAGGGTGCCCATCATCTTCAGAACTTTCAAAAATCTGGACATTTGTTTCGGATATTCCTAATGTAGCTCCTGAGCCGAATTGCGAGCAAGGGATAAGCATGATGAGCATCAGCGACAGTGGTGTCAGTAATCAAGACAATGCTGCAGGGGACAGCAGTTTGTTAGATATTGCTAGTGCAACCCTTATGAGTGATCTTGGCACTGCTGGCAAGCCAAAGTCTTTGATAGGCTCCTCATCTGAAGCTGGCGTGAACCTTCTTCCACTTGCTACTGATCAGATGGCTGGATCCGTGGATTCGACATCAGCTAAG GTGCCCTATACGGCAGACCAAGATATGTTCAGCAAAGACAGTATATATGAAGATTTCTGTGTGGACGATGTTGATCTTAGTTTCGAAAATTATGAGGAACTATTTGGCACCTCCCATATTCAAACAGAGCAACTGTTTGATGATGCTGGGATCGACAGTTACTTTGAATCGAAGGAAATACCTTCTGGAAACTCTGATGAG CCCAAGCTGATGCAGCCAGTGACCAGCAATGCAGTATCTGCTGATTCAGGGATGTCGATCCCAGGAGCCAAAG TGCTGGAGATTACCAAGATTGTGGGGTATCACCAGTGCTCCTTATGGGTGAGCCTCCTTGGCATCCTCCTGGCCCTGAGGGGTCATTTGCTGGAGCTACCAGAGACGATGCTATCACACGAtacaaggagaagaagaagagaagaaa ATTTGACAAGAAAATCAGGTATGCATCTCGCAAGGCTAGGGCAGATGTGA
- the LOC4340812 gene encoding zinc finger protein CONSTANS-LIKE 9 isoform X2 → MGALCDFCGEQRSMVYCRSDAASLCLSCDRNVHSANALSRRHTRTLLCDRCASQPAMVRCLVENASLCQNCDWNGHSAGSSAAGHKRQTINCYSGCPSSSELSKIWTFVSDIPNVAPEPNCEQGISMMSISDSGVSNQDNAAGDSSLLDIASATLMSDLGTAGKPKSLIGSSSEAGVNLLPLATDQMAGSVDSTSAKVPYTADQDMFSKDSIYEDFCVDDVDLSFENYEELFGTSHIQTEQLFDDAGIDSYFESKEIPSGNSDEPKLMQPVTSNAVSADSGMSIPGAKGDSSLCIPVRQARSSISLSFSGLTGESSAGDYQDCGVSPVLLMGEPPWHPPGPEGSFAGATRDDAITRYKEKKKRRKFDKKIRYASRKARADVRKRVKGRFVKAGEAYDYDPLCETRSY, encoded by the exons ATGGGCGCTCTTTGTGATTTCTGCGGGGAGCAGAGGTCTATGGTTTATTGCCGATCAGATGCAGCATCCTTGTGCTTATCGTGTGACCGTAATGTGCATTCAGCTAATGCTCTTTCTCGGCGCCATACAAGGACACTTCTGTGTGATAGATGTGCTTCACAGCCTGCCATGGTCCGCTGCCTTGTAGAAAATGCCTCGCTTTGCCAAAATTGTGATTGGAATGGGCATAGTGCTGGGTCTTCAGCTGCTGGTCATAAGAGGCAGACCATAAACTGCTACTCAGGGTGCCCATCATCTTCAGAACTTTCAAAAATCTGGACATTTGTTTCGGATATTCCTAATGTAGCTCCTGAGCCGAATTGCGAGCAAGGGATAAGCATGATGAGCATCAGCGACAGTGGTGTCAGTAATCAAGACAATGCTGCAGGGGACAGCAGTTTGTTAGATATTGCTAGTGCAACCCTTATGAGTGATCTTGGCACTGCTGGCAAGCCAAAGTCTTTGATAGGCTCCTCATCTGAAGCTGGCGTGAACCTTCTTCCACTTGCTACTGATCAGATGGCTGGATCCGTGGATTCGACATCAGCTAAG GTGCCCTATACGGCAGACCAAGATATGTTCAGCAAAGACAGTATATATGAAGATTTCTGTGTGGACGATGTTGATCTTAGTTTCGAAAATTATGAGGAACTATTTGGCACCTCCCATATTCAAACAGAGCAACTGTTTGATGATGCTGGGATCGACAGTTACTTTGAATCGAAGGAAATACCTTCTGGAAACTCTGATGAG CCCAAGCTGATGCAGCCAGTGACCAGCAATGCAGTATCTGCTGATTCAGGGATGTCGATCCCAGGAGCCAAAGGTGATTCCAGTCTTTGTATACCTGTGAGGCAAGCTAGGTCCAGTATCTCTCTTTCATTTTCTGGTTTGACTGGTGAGAGCAGTGCTGGAGATTACCAAGATTGTGGGGTATCACCAGTGCTCCTTATGGGTGAGCCTCCTTGGCATCCTCCTGGCCCTGAGGGGTCATTTGCTGGAGCTACCAGAGACGATGCTATCACACGAtacaaggagaagaagaagagaagaaa ATTTGACAAGAAAATCAGGTATGCATCTCGCAAGGCTAGGGCAGATGTGAGAAAAAGAGTCAAGGGCCGGTTTGTTAAGGCTGGTGAAGCATACGACTACGATCCACTCTGTGAAACGAGGAGCTACTGA
- the LOC4340812 gene encoding zinc finger protein CONSTANS-LIKE 9 isoform X1 — MGALCDFCGEQRSMVYCRSDAASLCLSCDRNVHSANALSRRHTRTLLCDRCASQPAMVRCLVENASLCQNCDWNGHSAGSSAAGHKRQTINCYSGCPSSSELSKIWTFVSDIPNVAPEPNCEQGISMMSISDSGVSNQDNAAGDSSLLDIASATLMSDLGTAGKPKSLIGSSSEAGVNLLPLATDQMAGSVDSTSAKVPYTADQDMFSKDSIYEDFCVDDVDLSFENYEELFGTSHIQTEQLFDDAGIDSYFESKEIPSGNSDEQPKLMQPVTSNAVSADSGMSIPGAKGDSSLCIPVRQARSSISLSFSGLTGESSAGDYQDCGVSPVLLMGEPPWHPPGPEGSFAGATRDDAITRYKEKKKRRKFDKKIRYASRKARADVRKRVKGRFVKAGEAYDYDPLCETRSY, encoded by the exons ATGGGCGCTCTTTGTGATTTCTGCGGGGAGCAGAGGTCTATGGTTTATTGCCGATCAGATGCAGCATCCTTGTGCTTATCGTGTGACCGTAATGTGCATTCAGCTAATGCTCTTTCTCGGCGCCATACAAGGACACTTCTGTGTGATAGATGTGCTTCACAGCCTGCCATGGTCCGCTGCCTTGTAGAAAATGCCTCGCTTTGCCAAAATTGTGATTGGAATGGGCATAGTGCTGGGTCTTCAGCTGCTGGTCATAAGAGGCAGACCATAAACTGCTACTCAGGGTGCCCATCATCTTCAGAACTTTCAAAAATCTGGACATTTGTTTCGGATATTCCTAATGTAGCTCCTGAGCCGAATTGCGAGCAAGGGATAAGCATGATGAGCATCAGCGACAGTGGTGTCAGTAATCAAGACAATGCTGCAGGGGACAGCAGTTTGTTAGATATTGCTAGTGCAACCCTTATGAGTGATCTTGGCACTGCTGGCAAGCCAAAGTCTTTGATAGGCTCCTCATCTGAAGCTGGCGTGAACCTTCTTCCACTTGCTACTGATCAGATGGCTGGATCCGTGGATTCGACATCAGCTAAG GTGCCCTATACGGCAGACCAAGATATGTTCAGCAAAGACAGTATATATGAAGATTTCTGTGTGGACGATGTTGATCTTAGTTTCGAAAATTATGAGGAACTATTTGGCACCTCCCATATTCAAACAGAGCAACTGTTTGATGATGCTGGGATCGACAGTTACTTTGAATCGAAGGAAATACCTTCTGGAAACTCTGATGAG CAGCCCAAGCTGATGCAGCCAGTGACCAGCAATGCAGTATCTGCTGATTCAGGGATGTCGATCCCAGGAGCCAAAGGTGATTCCAGTCTTTGTATACCTGTGAGGCAAGCTAGGTCCAGTATCTCTCTTTCATTTTCTGGTTTGACTGGTGAGAGCAGTGCTGGAGATTACCAAGATTGTGGGGTATCACCAGTGCTCCTTATGGGTGAGCCTCCTTGGCATCCTCCTGGCCCTGAGGGGTCATTTGCTGGAGCTACCAGAGACGATGCTATCACACGAtacaaggagaagaagaagagaagaaa ATTTGACAAGAAAATCAGGTATGCATCTCGCAAGGCTAGGGCAGATGTGAGAAAAAGAGTCAAGGGCCGGTTTGTTAAGGCTGGTGAAGCATACGACTACGATCCACTCTGTGAAACGAGGAGCTACTGA
- the LOC4340812 gene encoding zinc finger protein CONSTANS-LIKE 10 isoform X3, translating to MGALCDFCGEQRSMVYCRSDAASLCLSCDRNVHSANALSRRHTRTLLCDRCASQPAMVRCLVENASLCQNCDWNGHSAGSSAAGHKRQTINCYSGCPSSSELSKIWTFVSDIPNVAPEPNCEQGISMMSISDSGVSNQDNAAGDSSLLDIASATLMSDLGTAGKPKSLIGSSSEAGVNLLPLATDQMAGSVDSTSAKVPYTADQDMFSKDSIYEDFCVDDVDLSFENYEELFGTSHIQTEQLFDDAGIDSYFESKEIPSGNSDEQPKLMQPVTSNAVSADSGMSIPGAKVLEITKIVGYHQCSLWVSLLGILLALRGHLLELPETMLSHDTRRRRREENLTRKSGMHLARLGQM from the exons ATGGGCGCTCTTTGTGATTTCTGCGGGGAGCAGAGGTCTATGGTTTATTGCCGATCAGATGCAGCATCCTTGTGCTTATCGTGTGACCGTAATGTGCATTCAGCTAATGCTCTTTCTCGGCGCCATACAAGGACACTTCTGTGTGATAGATGTGCTTCACAGCCTGCCATGGTCCGCTGCCTTGTAGAAAATGCCTCGCTTTGCCAAAATTGTGATTGGAATGGGCATAGTGCTGGGTCTTCAGCTGCTGGTCATAAGAGGCAGACCATAAACTGCTACTCAGGGTGCCCATCATCTTCAGAACTTTCAAAAATCTGGACATTTGTTTCGGATATTCCTAATGTAGCTCCTGAGCCGAATTGCGAGCAAGGGATAAGCATGATGAGCATCAGCGACAGTGGTGTCAGTAATCAAGACAATGCTGCAGGGGACAGCAGTTTGTTAGATATTGCTAGTGCAACCCTTATGAGTGATCTTGGCACTGCTGGCAAGCCAAAGTCTTTGATAGGCTCCTCATCTGAAGCTGGCGTGAACCTTCTTCCACTTGCTACTGATCAGATGGCTGGATCCGTGGATTCGACATCAGCTAAG GTGCCCTATACGGCAGACCAAGATATGTTCAGCAAAGACAGTATATATGAAGATTTCTGTGTGGACGATGTTGATCTTAGTTTCGAAAATTATGAGGAACTATTTGGCACCTCCCATATTCAAACAGAGCAACTGTTTGATGATGCTGGGATCGACAGTTACTTTGAATCGAAGGAAATACCTTCTGGAAACTCTGATGAG CAGCCCAAGCTGATGCAGCCAGTGACCAGCAATGCAGTATCTGCTGATTCAGGGATGTCGATCCCAGGAGCCAAAG TGCTGGAGATTACCAAGATTGTGGGGTATCACCAGTGCTCCTTATGGGTGAGCCTCCTTGGCATCCTCCTGGCCCTGAGGGGTCATTTGCTGGAGCTACCAGAGACGATGCTATCACACGAtacaaggagaagaagaagagaagaaa ATTTGACAAGAAAATCAGGTATGCATCTCGCAAGGCTAGGGCAGATGTGA